A single genomic interval of Oceanithermus profundus DSM 14977 harbors:
- a CDS encoding carboxypeptidase-like regulatory domain-containing protein, with translation MAPCTPLRPRLALWIVLLILLGVPVLGQGVQVERASPEVKKAAPGATVTHVFVLHGSGRVRLRLASEHGWPLLARERTIALEAGRPYYFPVTLRVPEGVPAGTRDRLRLQADGASADAFTEVAYAPGLEARWPAEVAYLPPFGRFALEVANTGNGADVVLVRLLTLQGVPVYQARLPLEPGERRELRVTVAEPRVLRVVVRLERGGLEREGYLAVQPARAKSDGPFQLLGRLGAAYRYPGDLSFSLGAAGPLSDFTHFSLGAGYALGSQPAGSLGLSWQGGYLSAAFGPSYGLALGLFEGAVSTQIALSGPVWRGSMNFDVSGRGYGFGASALLDEDPSLRLRADLATGEGEAAAFRPGTLTASLTLRPFRPQLNGELAYGFSYRDWPVRLQGGFTGEPAAPVEFRFSADVNPEPFSVGGRLAWTGLGVDDWGLAAASSSERLELDLPLAVTFGAAAGPDRLSAFARTRLDLPAPWSDLGAEARVEHRAGRTSFTISGGSEASAAEGLALFALNGRLGWPLEENELQLGLRLGGSELRTRADLAWSPWKPDLKTALAFEAPAGGALLQARVDREWYSGRTTLGLGAQMPLVLEVPPAVTRLFGGRNVGVVTGEVVVEGPARLREGLVVRAGDRETRTDAEGRFRLELPPGTYTIEVDPARLPAVLVPVRAQVRVEVRRKQSVSVRLVLAARSVLEGRVRVVAEPGRELPPRRFAVAIEDALGRRISLFTEPGGAFTVPALAPGRYTVRLLEDLLPEGWEALVPPATVLLRPGETGRVELAVRPPERKVYTGGKVQILEVRPEADRVPPGAAPLLEARLQGEPGRVVVTLQGRIVGVLLPAAEEEGIWRGRVHVPTDTEGSLALQVEALNGALARFPFFLSVSPDAPWGVARSLPVARPGQTLEVAVHWYAPVEASWLEVAGERVELTGQGADWAGKLVVPADAAARWSYAAKARLASGELVELEKFVLIRKN, from the coding sequence ATGGCTCCCTGCACCCCTCTGCGTCCGCGCCTCGCCCTCTGGATCGTCCTGCTGATCCTGCTCGGGGTGCCGGTGCTGGGGCAGGGGGTGCAGGTCGAGCGGGCCTCCCCCGAGGTCAAGAAGGCCGCGCCGGGCGCGACCGTCACCCACGTCTTCGTCCTGCACGGCTCCGGCCGCGTGCGGCTGCGCCTCGCCTCCGAACACGGCTGGCCGCTGCTAGCCCGCGAACGCACGATCGCGCTCGAAGCCGGGCGGCCCTACTACTTCCCGGTCACGCTGCGCGTGCCCGAAGGCGTTCCCGCCGGAACCCGCGACCGCCTGCGCCTCCAGGCCGACGGCGCTTCCGCCGACGCCTTCACCGAGGTGGCCTACGCTCCCGGGCTCGAGGCGCGCTGGCCGGCGGAGGTGGCCTACCTCCCGCCCTTCGGGCGCTTCGCGCTGGAGGTGGCGAACACCGGCAACGGCGCCGACGTCGTCCTCGTGCGCCTGCTCACCCTGCAGGGGGTGCCCGTCTACCAGGCGCGCCTTCCCCTCGAACCCGGCGAGCGGCGCGAGCTGCGCGTGACCGTGGCCGAGCCGCGGGTGCTGCGGGTGGTCGTGCGGCTCGAGCGCGGCGGGCTCGAGCGCGAGGGGTACCTCGCCGTCCAGCCGGCGCGCGCCAAGAGCGACGGCCCCTTCCAGCTGCTGGGTCGCCTGGGCGCCGCCTACCGCTACCCCGGCGACCTCTCGTTCTCCTTGGGCGCGGCCGGACCGCTTTCCGACTTCACCCACTTCAGCCTCGGCGCGGGCTACGCCCTGGGCAGCCAGCCCGCGGGCAGCCTGGGCCTGAGCTGGCAGGGGGGCTACCTGAGCGCCGCCTTCGGCCCCAGCTACGGGCTGGCCCTGGGGCTGTTCGAGGGCGCGGTCAGCACCCAGATCGCGCTCAGCGGGCCCGTCTGGCGGGGCAGCATGAACTTCGACGTCAGCGGGCGCGGCTACGGGTTCGGCGCGTCCGCGCTCCTCGACGAGGATCCGAGCCTGCGCCTGCGCGCGGACCTCGCCACCGGGGAGGGCGAGGCGGCGGCCTTCCGGCCCGGCACCCTTACGGCCTCCTTGACGCTGCGGCCCTTCCGCCCCCAACTGAATGGCGAACTCGCCTACGGTTTCAGCTACCGCGACTGGCCGGTGCGGCTGCAGGGCGGCTTCACGGGGGAACCGGCCGCCCCCGTCGAGTTCCGCTTCAGCGCGGACGTCAACCCCGAGCCCTTCAGCGTGGGGGGGCGCCTCGCCTGGACCGGCCTGGGCGTCGACGACTGGGGGCTGGCGGCGGCAAGCAGCAGCGAGCGGCTCGAGCTCGACCTGCCGCTCGCGGTCACCTTCGGCGCGGCGGCCGGCCCCGACCGCCTGAGCGCCTTCGCCCGCACGCGGCTCGACCTGCCCGCCCCCTGGAGCGACCTCGGCGCCGAAGCCCGCGTCGAGCACCGCGCGGGGCGCACGTCGTTCACGATCTCCGGGGGCAGCGAGGCCAGCGCCGCGGAGGGCCTGGCGCTGTTCGCGCTGAACGGCCGGCTCGGTTGGCCGCTCGAGGAGAACGAACTGCAGCTGGGCCTGCGTCTGGGGGGCAGCGAGCTGCGCACCCGCGCCGACCTGGCCTGGTCGCCCTGGAAACCCGACCTGAAAACCGCCCTGGCGTTCGAGGCGCCCGCCGGAGGCGCGCTGCTGCAGGCCCGCGTCGACCGCGAGTGGTACAGCGGCCGCACCACCCTGGGCCTCGGGGCGCAGATGCCGCTGGTGCTCGAGGTGCCGCCCGCCGTGACCCGCCTCTTCGGCGGCCGCAACGTGGGCGTCGTCACCGGCGAGGTCGTGGTCGAGGGCCCCGCCCGGCTGCGCGAAGGCCTCGTCGTGCGCGCCGGCGACCGCGAAACCCGCACCGACGCCGAAGGGCGCTTCCGGCTGGAACTGCCCCCGGGAACCTACACCATCGAGGTCGACCCCGCCCGGCTGCCGGCCGTGCTGGTGCCCGTGCGCGCCCAGGTCCGCGTCGAAGTGCGGCGGAAGCAGAGCGTCTCCGTTCGCCTCGTGCTCGCGGCGCGCAGCGTCCTCGAGGGCCGGGTGCGCGTCGTCGCCGAACCCGGCCGCGAGCTTCCGCCCCGCCGCTTCGCGGTCGCCATCGAAGACGCTTTGGGGCGTCGGATATCGCTCTTCACCGAGCCCGGCGGCGCGTTCACGGTGCCCGCGCTCGCGCCAGGGCGCTACACCGTGCGCCTGCTCGAAGACCTGCTTCCTGAGGGTTGGGAGGCCTTGGTCCCGCCGGCCACCGTCCTGCTGCGTCCCGGCGAGACGGGGCGGGTGGAGCTGGCCGTCCGCCCCCCAGAGCGCAAGGTCTACACCGGCGGCAAGGTGCAGATCCTCGAGGTCCGGCCCGAAGCCGACCGGGTTCCGCCGGGGGCCGCACCCCTCCTTGAAGCGCGCCTCCAGGGCGAACCCGGCCGGGTCGTCGTGACCCTGCAGGGCCGCATCGTCGGCGTCCTGCTGCCGGCTGCGGAGGAAGAGGGTATCTGGCGCGGTCGGGTGCACGTTCCCACTGACACCGAAGGATCGCTGGCGCTGCAGGTGGAAGCCCTGAACGGCGCGCTCGCGCGCTTCCCCTTCTTCCTGAGCGTCAGCCCCGACGCCCCCTGGGGGGTGGCGCGGTCGCTCCCGGTGGCGCGCCCCGGCCAGACCCTGGAGGTCGCGGTGCACT
- a CDS encoding VanW family protein — MREIWKILGVFLLAVPALAQVNAVWVIRDHEIVNGELRTYVGTKVYPVNGIEEVRALAEVVRREARPARWVYDPERGWVALQRRGYRMDVEAAVVAYRDAAFLGRTQFVIPVEAIEPEPSVTEWYARGVRELIGEGVTGFWGSSPARIHNIRTGAAHLSGTWIPRGAEFSFNRAVGAIDEEHGYVESLVIVGDATEKGVGGGICQVSTTTFRAAFFAGLPVTERYPHSYQLRYYRPVGLDATIYQPWRDLRFTNDTPGDVLVLAQVRGYKLYVRLFGTADRSVEWEGPFIRDRKPPLEPREVVDETLEPGYRKQIDWAAEGLTAVVRRKVYYADGRVYEDVFESVYRPWGDVFLVGPPGLEPAVPLPPIIGKPEVQGAGPPPRP; from the coding sequence ATGCGTGAAATTTGGAAGATTTTGGGAGTATTTTTGCTTGCCGTTCCGGCGCTGGCCCAGGTCAACGCTGTTTGGGTGATCCGCGACCACGAGATCGTGAACGGCGAACTGCGCACGTACGTGGGCACCAAGGTCTACCCCGTGAACGGCATCGAAGAGGTGCGGGCCCTCGCCGAGGTGGTGCGCCGCGAGGCCCGGCCCGCCCGCTGGGTCTACGATCCGGAGCGCGGCTGGGTGGCGCTGCAGCGCCGAGGTTACCGCATGGACGTCGAGGCCGCCGTGGTGGCCTACCGCGACGCCGCCTTCCTGGGCAGGACCCAGTTCGTGATCCCCGTCGAGGCGATCGAGCCCGAGCCGAGCGTGACCGAATGGTACGCCCGCGGCGTGCGCGAGCTGATCGGCGAGGGGGTGACCGGGTTTTGGGGCTCGAGCCCGGCGCGCATCCACAACATCCGCACCGGGGCGGCGCACCTGAGCGGCACCTGGATTCCCCGCGGCGCCGAGTTCTCCTTCAACCGCGCCGTGGGCGCGATCGACGAGGAGCACGGCTACGTGGAGTCGCTGGTCATCGTCGGCGACGCCACCGAGAAGGGGGTGGGCGGCGGCATCTGCCAGGTCTCCACCACCACCTTCCGCGCCGCCTTCTTCGCCGGGCTGCCGGTGACCGAGCGTTACCCGCACAGCTACCAGCTGCGCTACTACCGACCCGTGGGGCTGGACGCCACGATCTACCAACCCTGGCGCGACCTCCGGTTCACCAACGACACCCCCGGCGACGTCCTGGTGCTGGCCCAGGTGCGGGGGTACAAGCTCTACGTTCGCCTCTTCGGCACCGCCGACCGCAGCGTCGAGTGGGAGGGGCCGTTCATCCGCGACCGCAAGCCGCCGCTCGAGCCGCGCGAGGTCGTGGACGAGACCCTCGAGCCCGGTTACCGCAAGCAGATCGACTGGGCCGCCGAAGGACTGACCGCGGTGGTGCGGCGCAAGGTCTACTACGCCGACGGCCGCGTCTACGAGGACGTTTTCGAGAGCGTCTACCGCCCCTGGGGCGACGTCTTCCTGGTCGGCCCCCCGGGGCTCGAGCCCGCGGTGCCGCTCCCGCCGATCATCGGCAAACCCGAGGTGCAGGGCGCCGGCCCGCCGCCGCGCCCCTAG
- a CDS encoding 2,3-bisphosphoglycerate-independent phosphoglycerate mutase, translated as MDLLPHLKELSRTTPSKILFVVLDGVGGLPREPGGPTELAAARTPNLDALAEKANLGRVTLVAPGFAPGSGPGHLSLFGYDPFRYEVGRGVLSALGLGIELGPDDVAVRGNFATLNPDGTIADRRAGRPPTEENRRVLAKLRERIREIDGVRIELHTESEHRFVLVLRGVGLGDRVHDTDPQKTGVPPLAARPHDESDEPSAKTADVLNKFSALARQALADEPRINGVLLRGVSKRPVWPTLGEITGLTPAAVASYPMYRGVASLVGMTALEVEVGEDPDAPEGKLAALKAHWEAFDYFYLHFKKTDSTGEDGDFDAKVHKIEAFDALLPELLALEPEVIAITGDHSTPSVMKAHSWHPVPFLLYGPNLRADAARRFTEDEAAGGALGDLHGTHVLPLLLAHAGKLQKFGA; from the coding sequence ATGGACCTCCTCCCCCACCTCAAGGAACTGAGCCGCACCACGCCCAGCAAGATCCTCTTCGTCGTGCTCGACGGGGTGGGCGGGCTGCCCCGCGAGCCGGGCGGGCCCACGGAGCTGGCCGCGGCCCGCACCCCCAACCTCGACGCCCTGGCCGAAAAGGCCAACCTGGGGCGAGTCACCCTGGTGGCCCCCGGCTTCGCGCCCGGCTCCGGGCCCGGCCACCTGAGCCTCTTCGGCTACGACCCCTTCCGCTACGAGGTCGGGCGCGGCGTCCTCTCGGCGCTGGGGCTGGGCATCGAGCTGGGGCCCGACGACGTCGCGGTGCGCGGCAACTTCGCCACCTTGAACCCCGACGGCACCATCGCCGACCGCCGCGCCGGCCGCCCCCCCACCGAGGAAAACCGGCGGGTGCTCGCCAAGCTGAGGGAGCGCATCCGCGAGATCGACGGCGTCAGGATCGAGCTCCACACCGAGTCGGAGCACCGCTTCGTGCTGGTGCTGCGGGGCGTGGGGCTGGGCGACCGGGTCCACGACACCGACCCCCAGAAGACCGGGGTGCCGCCGCTCGCGGCCCGTCCGCACGACGAAAGCGACGAGCCCAGCGCCAAGACGGCCGACGTGCTCAACAAGTTCAGCGCGCTGGCGCGGCAGGCGCTCGCGGACGAGCCCAGGATCAACGGGGTGCTGCTTCGCGGCGTCTCCAAGCGCCCGGTCTGGCCCACCCTGGGCGAGATCACCGGGCTCACCCCCGCGGCGGTCGCCAGCTACCCGATGTACCGCGGGGTGGCCTCGCTGGTGGGGATGACCGCGCTGGAGGTCGAGGTGGGCGAGGACCCCGACGCCCCCGAAGGCAAGCTCGCGGCCCTGAAGGCCCACTGGGAAGCCTTCGACTACTTCTACCTGCACTTCAAGAAGACCGACTCCACCGGCGAGGACGGCGACTTCGACGCGAAGGTGCACAAGATCGAGGCCTTCGACGCCCTGCTGCCCGAGCTGCTGGCGCTGGAGCCCGAGGTGATCGCCATCACCGGCGACCACTCCACGCCCAGCGTGATGAAGGCGCACTCCTGGCACCCGGTGCCCTTCCTGCTCTACGGCCCCAACCTGCGCGCCGACGCGGCCCGCCGCTTCACCGAGGACGAGGCGGCAGGGGGCGCGCTCGGCGACCTGCACGGCACCCACGTGCTGCCGCTCCTGCTGGCGCACGCGGGCAAGCTGCAAAAGTTCGGGGCCTAG
- a CDS encoding ferritin-like domain-containing protein yields the protein MTPKQKDRLLEVLAERYADELHDAALVEAAAEGLPYEHLRKVLRRIAARERKHAEWLRAKIRERGGTPPPPPRLPAAPTWREVLEAFESEKADQVRYLEEAYGADDPELRELLTRIQHEEEENYRDLLDVVTRMESHAGGA from the coding sequence ATGACCCCGAAGCAGAAGGACCGCCTGCTCGAGGTGCTGGCCGAGCGTTACGCGGACGAGCTGCACGACGCCGCCCTGGTGGAGGCGGCGGCCGAAGGTCTGCCGTACGAGCACCTGCGCAAGGTGCTGAGGCGCATCGCCGCGCGCGAGCGCAAGCACGCGGAGTGGTTGCGCGCCAAGATCCGCGAACGGGGCGGCACGCCGCCCCCGCCGCCCCGGCTGCCCGCGGCGCCCACCTGGCGGGAGGTGCTCGAGGCCTTCGAGTCCGAAAAGGCCGACCAGGTGCGCTACCTCGAAGAAGCCTACGGCGCCGACGACCCCGAGCTGCGGGAGCTGCTGACGCGGATCCAGCACGAGGAAGAAGAGAACTACCGCGACCTGCTGGACGTGGTGACGCGCATGGAGTCGCACGCCGGAGGCGCATAG
- a CDS encoding VLRF1 family aeRF1-type release factor, with protein MISKEAIQKLRNEIGLRSGPVLSLYLATNPASRDVLDYSASGKRKPFVIRAKDTMAALGVPAKVRDRVLDRLEHDVIRGRTRAVFATEDEIEIYDLNVDLPVVNLPHGEVLARWGEPYVLPLVLALDEYERYAVVLLDEERWRLFEVYLNDVREVADAFRAVAPETWRKLSESKPATPMGPGALGTTARGGMGRDRFDRRVLAWTHRFYRQLAGELERWLERLGAERLMLMGVPEETRYFEELLPRAVRERVVAHLPMPAGGSKVDASEVLALTEAAIEEVERRKEAELLDRIREEGVWGTENVLEALQEGRVYVLVMPWHPQGKVWRCPDTGYAALARERAEAVCPGAAEEADLAETLVELAGLFGARVEFVRGDNADRLEREFGGLAGLKRW; from the coding sequence GTGATCTCCAAAGAGGCCATCCAAAAGCTGAGGAACGAGATCGGGCTGCGTTCCGGACCCGTCCTCTCGCTCTACCTGGCCACCAACCCCGCCAGCCGCGACGTGCTCGACTACTCGGCGTCCGGGAAGCGCAAGCCCTTCGTGATCCGCGCCAAGGACACGATGGCGGCCCTGGGCGTTCCCGCGAAGGTGCGGGACCGGGTGCTCGACCGGCTCGAGCACGACGTGATCCGCGGCCGCACCCGCGCGGTCTTCGCCACCGAGGACGAGATCGAGATCTACGACCTGAACGTCGACCTGCCGGTGGTGAACCTGCCCCACGGCGAGGTGCTGGCGCGCTGGGGCGAGCCCTACGTGCTGCCCCTGGTGCTGGCGCTCGACGAGTACGAACGCTACGCCGTGGTCCTGCTCGACGAGGAGCGCTGGCGGCTCTTCGAGGTCTACCTGAACGACGTGCGCGAGGTGGCCGACGCCTTCCGGGCGGTCGCGCCCGAGACCTGGCGCAAGCTCTCGGAGTCGAAGCCCGCCACCCCCATGGGTCCGGGCGCGCTCGGCACCACGGCGCGCGGCGGAATGGGCCGCGACCGCTTCGACCGCCGGGTGCTGGCCTGGACCCACCGCTTCTACCGGCAGCTCGCCGGGGAGCTGGAGCGCTGGCTCGAGCGGCTGGGGGCCGAGCGGCTGATGCTGATGGGGGTGCCCGAGGAGACCCGCTACTTCGAAGAGCTGCTCCCGCGCGCCGTGCGCGAGCGGGTGGTGGCCCACCTGCCCATGCCCGCCGGGGGCAGCAAGGTGGACGCCAGCGAGGTGCTGGCGCTCACCGAGGCGGCCATCGAAGAGGTGGAGCGCCGGAAGGAGGCCGAGCTGCTCGACCGCATCCGCGAAGAGGGCGTCTGGGGCACCGAGAACGTGCTCGAGGCCCTGCAGGAGGGGCGGGTCTACGTGCTCGTCATGCCCTGGCACCCGCAGGGCAAGGTCTGGCGCTGCCCCGACACCGGCTACGCCGCGCTGGCGCGTGAACGCGCCGAGGCCGTCTGCCCGGGCGCGGCGGAGGAGGCCGACCTGGCCGAGACGCTGGTCGAGCTCGCCGGCCTCTTCGGGGCGCGCGTGGAGTTCGTTCGCGGAGACAACGCGGACCGCCTCGAACGCGAGTTCGGCGGTCTTGCGGGGCTCAAACGCTGGTGA
- a CDS encoding Hsp20/alpha crystallin family protein, with amino-acid sequence MMRWDPFKEIEELQERLGRGLGMGRGARGEQTLAPLVDVWEDEHGLHFAVYLPGIEPDKVEVTAEEETLTVKAERPFEKQENVAYHRVEGPYGTFVRSFSIPAVYDLGKVAAKFKNGVLYLTVPRAEETKPRKIQVEVES; translated from the coding sequence ATGATGCGTTGGGATCCGTTCAAGGAAATCGAGGAACTGCAGGAGCGGCTGGGCCGCGGTCTGGGCATGGGCCGGGGGGCGCGCGGCGAACAGACCCTGGCGCCCCTGGTGGACGTCTGGGAGGACGAGCACGGACTCCACTTCGCGGTCTACCTGCCCGGCATCGAACCCGACAAGGTCGAGGTCACGGCCGAGGAGGAGACCCTGACGGTCAAGGCCGAACGGCCCTTCGAGAAGCAGGAGAACGTGGCCTACCACCGGGTCGAGGGGCCGTACGGCACCTTCGTGCGCAGCTTCTCGATCCCCGCGGTCTACGACCTGGGCAAGGTGGCCGCCAAGTTCAAGAACGGCGTGCTCTACCTGACCGTTCCGCGCGCGGAGGAGACCAAGCCGCGCAAGATCCAGGTCGAGGTCGAGTCCTGA
- a CDS encoding DUF1931 family protein, with amino-acid sequence MRAPQFERLFRIAASLDVDKDDLKRLSDFLGKKIYDLLVVAERNAKYNARDVIYEPDLPVTKGLQETIREFEQMDVAPELEPVLDHLAGLPPLDLEVSDDVRALLPKLAGALVVAAARVIRELDPDVKNPQTEHWERLERVFDLLL; translated from the coding sequence ATGCGCGCGCCCCAGTTCGAGCGGCTCTTCCGGATCGCGGCGTCGCTGGACGTGGACAAGGACGACCTCAAGCGCCTGTCCGACTTCCTGGGCAAGAAGATCTACGACCTGCTCGTCGTCGCCGAGCGCAACGCCAAGTACAACGCCCGCGACGTCATCTACGAACCCGACCTGCCCGTCACCAAGGGGTTGCAGGAGACGATCCGCGAGTTCGAGCAGATGGACGTCGCCCCCGAGCTCGAGCCCGTCCTCGACCACCTCGCGGGCCTGCCGCCGCTGGACCTGGAGGTCAGCGACGACGTACGGGCGCTGCTTCCCAAGCTGGCGGGCGCCCTGGTGGTCGCGGCGGCGCGCGTGATCCGCGAGCTGGACCCGGACGTCAAGAACCCCCAGACCGAACACTGGGAGCGGCTCGAGCGGGTCTTCGACCTGCTCCTCTAA
- a CDS encoding metal-sensitive transcriptional regulator — MRTTDLGDETVDSIIKRLRRIEGQVRGLQKMVGEGRPCDEVLTQMTATKKAMESAANLILKEFLTLCATDVAEGDPASPEEIANVLRKFV; from the coding sequence ATGCGCACGACCGACCTGGGCGACGAGACCGTAGACAGCATCATCAAGCGTCTGCGCCGCATCGAAGGGCAGGTGCGCGGCCTGCAGAAGATGGTGGGCGAAGGCCGCCCCTGCGACGAGGTGCTGACGCAGATGACGGCGACCAAGAAAGCCATGGAGTCGGCCGCCAACCTGATCCTCAAGGAGTTCCTGACGCTCTGCGCCACCGACGTGGCCGAGGGCGACCCCGCGAGCCCCGAGGAGATCGCCAACGTGCTGCGCAAGTTCGTCTGA
- a CDS encoding DUF72 domain-containing protein encodes MELYLGTGGFSYPYWKGVFYPPGLKPSDYLWHYARHFNAVEVNASFYHVPTARTFAGMLERSGGRVRFAVKVHRSVTHARDATDGVYARLFEATRPLAEAGVLGPFVAQFPYGFHRTPKNRRYLLEVARRFEGHTLAVELRHDSWARDPVWNAFRELGLVWVSADYPPLAGLPQSGLVATAPVAYLRLMGRNAAKWWDHEEREERYDYLYTPEELRPYVRALAERAGELREAWVVFHNTPRGQALVNLGTFKDLLEELGLEAAIVPPRPG; translated from the coding sequence ATGGAGCTCTACCTGGGAACCGGCGGCTTCAGCTACCCCTACTGGAAAGGGGTCTTCTACCCGCCGGGGCTAAAGCCGAGCGACTACCTGTGGCACTACGCCCGCCACTTCAACGCGGTGGAGGTGAACGCCAGCTTCTACCACGTGCCCACGGCCAGGACCTTCGCGGGGATGCTCGAGCGCTCGGGCGGGCGGGTGCGCTTCGCGGTCAAGGTGCACCGCTCGGTCACCCACGCACGCGATGCGACGGACGGGGTCTACGCCCGCCTCTTCGAGGCGACGCGGCCCCTCGCCGAGGCGGGCGTGCTCGGGCCCTTCGTGGCCCAGTTCCCCTACGGCTTCCACCGCACCCCCAAGAACCGGCGCTACCTGCTCGAGGTGGCCCGCCGCTTCGAGGGGCACACCCTCGCCGTGGAGCTGCGTCACGACAGCTGGGCCCGCGATCCGGTCTGGAACGCCTTCCGCGAGCTGGGCCTCGTCTGGGTGAGCGCCGACTACCCGCCGCTCGCGGGCCTGCCGCAAAGCGGCCTGGTGGCGACGGCCCCGGTCGCCTACCTGCGCCTGATGGGGCGCAACGCCGCGAAGTGGTGGGACCACGAGGAGCGCGAGGAGCGCTACGACTACCTCTACACCCCCGAGGAGCTGCGCCCCTACGTCCGCGCCCTGGCCGAACGCGCCGGGGAGCTGCGGGAGGCCTGGGTGGTCTTCCACAACACCCCGCGCGGCCAGGCGCTCGTAAACCTGGGCACCTTCAAGGACCTGCTCGAAGAGCTGGGCCTCGAGGCCGCCATCGTGCCGCCGCGGCCGGGTTAG
- a CDS encoding HAD family hydrolase — protein sequence MKPTIVFDLDGTLVDSLADITASFHHVLREAGLPLPTDAEMADLIGRPLAEMFRRAAPGADAEALAEAYRAHYRAHMADQSRPYPGVPELLDELRGRGFALAVATTKRSGTARRLAEAVGLLPLLDHVQGTDGLPSKPAPDVVLAALAAVNGRGVCMVGDTTHDVLAGKAAGLCTYAVSWGTHPPEVLAAAEPDHLEPDLSRLPRLLEALAAR from the coding sequence TTGAAGCCGACGATCGTCTTCGACCTCGACGGCACCCTGGTGGACTCGCTCGCGGACATCACCGCGAGCTTCCACCACGTGCTGCGCGAAGCCGGGCTGCCGCTGCCCACCGATGCGGAGATGGCCGACTTGATCGGCCGCCCCCTGGCCGAGATGTTCCGCCGGGCCGCCCCCGGCGCCGACGCCGAGGCGCTGGCCGAGGCCTACCGCGCCCACTACCGCGCCCACATGGCCGACCAAAGCCGCCCCTACCCGGGCGTGCCCGAGCTGCTCGACGAGCTGCGCGGGCGCGGCTTCGCGCTCGCGGTGGCCACCACCAAGCGCAGCGGCACCGCCCGTCGGCTCGCCGAGGCCGTGGGGCTGCTGCCGTTGCTCGACCACGTTCAGGGCACCGACGGGCTGCCGTCCAAGCCCGCGCCCGACGTGGTGCTGGCGGCGCTCGCGGCGGTGAACGGCCGCGGCGTCTGCATGGTGGGCGACACCACCCACGACGTCCTGGCGGGGAAGGCGGCGGGGCTGTGCACCTACGCGGTCAGCTGGGGCACCCACCCGCCCGAGGTGCTGGCCGCCGCCGAACCCGACCACCTGGAGCCCGACCTGAGCCGGCTGCCGCGGTTGCTCGAGGCGCTCGCCGCGCGCTGA
- a CDS encoding peptidylprolyl isomerase, with product MRTTLVLALALALGLGLSGCKPKKSESAAGGTAPAAAQKAGAMETLDYLSETPVRSFDKPEVVTDHKKYDYYAEIETSKGKIVIDLLEDSAPNTVNSFVFLALHRFFDGLRWHRVVPGFVAQTGDPTGRGSGGPGYRFGLEIDPALSYDAAGWVGMARTADPNTNGSQFFITLGPAPHLTGGYTIFGKVTAGQDVVEKLTQQDTIKTVRILRKPKP from the coding sequence ATGCGCACGACCCTCGTCCTCGCCCTGGCCCTGGCCCTCGGCCTGGGGCTTTCGGGCTGCAAACCCAAGAAATCCGAGAGCGCGGCGGGCGGGACCGCCCCCGCGGCCGCGCAGAAAGCAGGCGCCATGGAAACCCTGGACTACCTGAGCGAAACCCCGGTCCGCAGCTTCGACAAACCCGAGGTCGTTACCGACCACAAGAAGTACGACTACTACGCCGAGATCGAGACCAGCAAGGGCAAGATCGTCATCGACCTGCTCGAGGACAGCGCCCCCAACACCGTCAACTCCTTCGTCTTCCTGGCGCTGCACCGCTTCTTCGACGGCCTCAGGTGGCACCGCGTCGTCCCCGGCTTCGTGGCCCAGACCGGCGACCCCACCGGAAGGGGTTCCGGCGGGCCCGGCTACCGCTTCGGCCTGGAGATCGACCCCGCGCTCAGCTACGACGCCGCCGGCTGGGTGGGCATGGCCCGCACCGCCGACCCCAACACCAACGGCAGCCAGTTCTTCATCACCCTGGGCCCCGCGCCGCACCTGACCGGCGGCTACACGATCTTCGGCAAGGTGACCGCGGGCCAGGACGTGGTGGAGAAGCTCACCCAGCAGGACACCATCAAGACCGTCCGGATCCTGAGGAAGCCCAAGCCTTGA